TCAGCCAGCGCAGGGGCCCCAGGGTGCTGGTGGTGCGGGTGTTGCTCAGTCCGTCGGCGTCCGTGCTGCAGCCGCCGTGCTCGGCCATCAGCACGAAGCGCAGCAGCGGCTGGCCAACCGCGAGGGGCAGCATCCAGAACCAGAATAGGGCGGCGTTGGCCTGCCACAGGGAGGCCACCAGCAGCACGGCGTAAACGCCGAATTGAAGCCGGATCGAGCGTGTGACGGCCGCGGCCGCCTCGGCGGGGATGTAGGGCCTGCCGCCGAAGCCACCGTGCAGGCCGGCGGCATGGCCCCGGAGCTTGCCGATCCACCAGGGAAGGCCACTGAGCTCCAGCAGATAGCCGGCCAGGGTGCTGGGGGGGGCGTCCTCCAGCTCCGGATCAAGGCCCGGCTGGTGGGTGAAGCGATGGTGCCACTGGTGGTAGCGGCGGTAGTAATCGGCGTTGTAGAAGCTCAGTACACCGGCCCACCAGGCCACGGCGTCGTTGAGACCCTTGCCGGCAAAGGCGGTGCGGTGACCGCACTCGTGCATGGCGCAGAAGCCGAAAGCCAGGCCCCAGCCCAGCAGCAGCAGGCCCACCAGCCGCAGAGCCCAGAAC
Above is a window of Cyanobium sp. AMD-g DNA encoding:
- a CDS encoding fatty acid desaturase; translated protein: MLSGPLLQRLNERRDGPGWRRLAFHISVLGLGALLWGWPMPPTLPAAAFWALRLVGLLLLGWGLAFGFCAMHECGHRTAFAGKGLNDAVAWWAGVLSFYNADYYRRYHQWHHRFTHQPGLDPELEDAPPSTLAGYLLELSGLPWWIGKLRGHAAGLHGGFGGRPYIPAEAAAAVTRSIRLQFGVYAVLLVASLWQANAALFWFWMLPLAVGQPLLRFVLMAEHGGCSTDADGLSNTRTTSTLGPLRWLMWEMPFHVEHHLYPSLPFHALAEAHGHLAPHLVHTGQGYLAVHRSFLQDPSRLALP